A region from the bacterium genome encodes:
- the pheS gene encoding phenylalanine--tRNA ligase subunit alpha — MTEQLEKLKQEITDALAQARGKDALEALRVKYLGRKGALNELFKDLAQMAVEEKKEFGNQINSIKNFLTNELQTRLAAMAADDQMKIETLLPGKIGYIGHYHLLSKVFTEIIEFFQYYGFSVATGPEIEYDWYNFEALNMPKNHPARDMQSCLYTAIKDDLILRSHTSPIQIRVMEKKQPPVKIICPGRCYRYDPFDASHSPVFHQIEAFYVDENVSFGELKWLLGEFVRHIYGPKTRYELRPSYFPFTEPSGELAISCTVCGGEGCAVCGNSGWVEVLGCGMVHPQVLKNVNISPRKYSGYALGMGVERVAIIKYAIDDIRVFFNNDIRFLEQF, encoded by the coding sequence ATGACAGAACAGCTGGAAAAGCTCAAGCAGGAGATCACCGACGCCCTGGCGCAGGCCCGTGGCAAGGACGCCCTGGAAGCGCTCCGGGTCAAGTATCTTGGACGCAAAGGCGCGCTCAACGAGCTGTTCAAGGACCTGGCGCAAATGGCGGTCGAGGAGAAGAAGGAATTCGGCAATCAGATAAACAGTATCAAGAATTTCCTGACCAACGAGCTTCAAACGCGTCTGGCTGCCATGGCTGCTGATGACCAGATGAAGATCGAGACCCTTTTGCCCGGGAAGATCGGTTACATCGGCCACTATCACCTGCTGTCAAAAGTATTCACGGAAATCATTGAGTTCTTCCAGTATTACGGATTCTCTGTCGCCACCGGACCGGAGATCGAATACGACTGGTACAATTTTGAAGCCCTCAACATGCCCAAGAACCACCCGGCGCGGGACATGCAGTCGTGCCTGTATACCGCGATCAAGGACGACCTGATCCTGCGCAGCCACACCTCGCCGATCCAGATCCGAGTCATGGAGAAGAAACAGCCGCCGGTCAAGATCATCTGCCCGGGGCGCTGTTATCGATATGATCCTTTCGACGCCAGCCATTCCCCGGTTTTCCACCAGATCGAAGCCTTTTACGTCGACGAAAACGTCTCTTTTGGCGAACTCAAATGGCTGCTCGGAGAATTCGTGCGTCATATCTACGGACCAAAAACGCGCTATGAACTGCGGCCGTCTTATTTTCCATTCACCGAGCCGTCCGGCGAACTGGCGATCAGCTGCACGGTGTGCGGCGGCGAGGGCTGCGCCGTGTGCGGAAACAGCGGCTGGGTGGAGGTCCTGGGCTGCGGCATGGTCCATCCGCAGGTGCTGAAGAACGTTAATATCTCACCCCGTAAATATTCCGGCTATGCCCTGGGTATGGGCGTGGAACGGGTGGCGATCATCAAATATGCCATCGATGACATCAGGGTTTTTTTCAACAATGACATTAGGTTTCTGGAGCAATTTTAA
- the rplT gene encoding 50S ribosomal protein L20, translating to MPRTKSVPYTKKRRKKWLKAARGYWGGKHKLYRSARVAVMKAWISAYRERKRKKRVFRALWITRINAALRKEGMKYSQFIHRLKQNNITLDRKTLAALAYEYPEQFSTLMKLCKEAS from the coding sequence ATGCCCAGAACTAAAAGTGTTCCCTACACGAAGAAACGAAGGAAGAAATGGCTTAAGGCAGCCCGGGGTTATTGGGGCGGTAAGCATAAGCTCTATAGAAGCGCCCGGGTCGCCGTCATGAAAGCCTGGATCTCGGCGTACCGCGAGCGTAAACGGAAAAAGAGAGTGTTCCGTGCGTTGTGGATAACGCGGATCAACGCCGCGCTGCGTAAAGAAGGAATGAAGTATTCTCAGTTCATCCACCGTTTAAAACAGAACAATATCACGCTGGACCGCAAGACACTGGCGGCGCTGGCTTATGAATATCCCGAGCAGTTCAGTACGCTCATGAAATTGTGCAAAGAGGCAAGTTAG
- a CDS encoding bL35 family ribosomal protein, which yields MAKLKSKKGWCKRMKIRKSGTPTRRKTGMRHHLVSKSKRRKRRLTKPAPISASDLRRIKGF from the coding sequence ATGGCAAAGCTCAAATCGAAAAAAGGCTGGTGCAAGCGGATGAAGATCAGAAAAAGCGGCACCCCGACGAGGCGTAAAACCGGCATGAGGCACCATCTGGTATCCAAATCAAAGCGAAGAAAACGGCGTCTGACAAAGCCAGCGCCTATCAGCGCGTCTGACCTGCGCCGGATCAAAGGTTTTTAG
- the infC gene encoding translation initiation factor IF-3, whose amino-acid sequence MNFKIRAPRVKLIDENRQVLGEFDTHTALRIARERGFDLVEVGPDSTPPICRLMNFGRYVYEKKRQERESRKHQHQAKIREIHLSLKISEHDFQVKQTKVKEFLTDGDRVKIKLRLRGRELLHADLGMKVVEKVITNLAEIGKPESPAKQEEQTIYVTLIPQKRSK is encoded by the coding sequence GTGAATTTTAAGATAAGGGCTCCACGCGTAAAACTGATCGATGAAAACCGCCAGGTCCTGGGTGAATTTGATACCCACACCGCGCTCCGGATCGCCCGCGAGCGGGGGTTTGACCTGGTGGAAGTCGGACCGGATTCAACCCCGCCCATCTGCCGCTTAATGAATTTTGGCCGTTACGTGTATGAAAAGAAACGGCAGGAGCGGGAATCGCGCAAGCACCAGCATCAGGCAAAGATCAGGGAGATCCATCTTTCGCTTAAGATCAGTGAACACGACTTCCAGGTGAAACAAACTAAGGTCAAGGAATTCCTGACCGATGGCGACCGGGTAAAAATAAAACTGCGCCTTCGGGGCCGTGAGCTGCTGCATGCCGATCTGGGTATGAAAGTCGTCGAAAAGGTGATCACGAACCTCGCCGAGATCGGGAAACCGGAAAGCCCTGCGAAACAGGAAGAACAAACGATCTACGTTACGCTCATACCGCAGAAAAGGAGTAAATAA
- the thrS gene encoding threonine--tRNA ligase, which yields MVKVKLDGKSIEVEKGTRAADIIRDKKTLAVFINEQAKDLSSPITENSEIKVVDFSSEKGKKIYWHSTSHIMAMAVKMLFPEAKLGIGPAIDEGFYYDFDTKKPFTTDDLAKIEEKMRQIIEKKVPFERTVMKKEAVGEFFSRRNESYKVELVKDLPDNEVSLYRNDDFVDLCLGPHIPHTGMIGAFKLLSVAGAYWHGDSRLPMLSRIYGISFPSESELKEYLKKLEEAARRDHRRLGAELELYSIFQESGAGLVLWHPKGTIIKRIIEEYWIKEHIAAGYEIVSTPHIARNQLWHQSGHCDFYSDKMYTLAVDNEEYVLKPMNCPGHILIYKSRVRSYRELPIKYAELGTVYRNELSGTLHGLLRVRGFTQDDAHVFCTPDQIGDEIVKILQLTIMIFKKFGFNDYKVYLSVRDPKQKAKYLGTDAEWERAESGLISALKKVELPYQTQEGEAVFYGPKIDINITDAIGRPWQATTVQFDFNLPRRFDITYMDRDGVHKEVVVIHRAIYGSIERFIGTLIEHYGGAFPSWLAPVQTVVIPITDREAKYAKEVFNKCKKHGLRVELSDRSEKINHRIREAEIAKIPYVLVVGARETQSKTVSVRKRGRGNMGEMKLKDFLNLLDLEQGGEN from the coding sequence ATGGTTAAAGTTAAACTTGATGGCAAGTCCATTGAAGTGGAAAAAGGCACCAGGGCCGCGGATATCATCCGTGACAAAAAAACCCTTGCCGTGTTCATTAATGAACAAGCTAAGGACCTGTCCTCGCCGATTACCGAGAATAGCGAGATAAAAGTCGTTGATTTTTCAAGTGAAAAGGGGAAGAAGATATACTGGCATTCAACCTCGCATATCATGGCTATGGCTGTAAAGATGCTATTCCCTGAAGCAAAACTTGGGATCGGACCGGCGATCGATGAGGGTTTTTACTACGATTTTGATACCAAGAAACCGTTCACGACCGATGATCTCGCAAAGATCGAGGAAAAAATGAGGCAGATCATAGAAAAGAAGGTACCTTTTGAGAGAACGGTCATGAAAAAGGAAGCGGTCGGCGAATTCTTTAGCCGACGCAATGAATCGTACAAAGTGGAGCTCGTAAAGGACCTGCCGGACAATGAGGTTAGCCTGTATCGGAACGACGATTTCGTCGACCTTTGCCTGGGACCGCATATACCTCATACCGGGATGATCGGCGCTTTTAAGCTCCTCAGCGTAGCCGGCGCTTACTGGCACGGAGATTCGCGATTGCCCATGCTGTCGAGGATCTACGGGATATCCTTCCCTTCGGAAAGCGAACTCAAGGAATATTTGAAAAAGCTTGAGGAAGCAGCCCGCCGTGACCATCGGCGACTGGGTGCTGAGCTGGAGCTTTACTCCATCTTCCAGGAATCGGGGGCGGGCTTGGTACTGTGGCACCCCAAAGGTACGATTATCAAAAGGATCATCGAAGAATACTGGATCAAGGAGCATATCGCCGCAGGTTACGAGATCGTTTCCACACCGCACATCGCCCGGAACCAGCTCTGGCACCAGTCTGGTCACTGTGATTTTTACAGCGATAAGATGTACACGCTGGCGGTCGATAATGAAGAGTATGTTCTGAAACCCATGAACTGCCCGGGTCATATCTTGATCTACAAATCCAGGGTGCGCAGTTACCGGGAACTGCCGATCAAATATGCTGAACTGGGCACCGTATACCGCAATGAACTGTCGGGAACGCTCCATGGACTCCTGCGTGTACGCGGCTTTACTCAGGATGACGCCCATGTTTTCTGCACACCGGATCAGATCGGGGATGAGATCGTGAAGATCCTGCAACTGACCATAATGATCTTCAAAAAATTCGGTTTCAATGATTACAAGGTATATCTGTCGGTCCGCGATCCGAAACAAAAAGCGAAGTATCTGGGCACGGATGCCGAATGGGAACGGGCTGAATCCGGACTGATCTCCGCCCTGAAAAAAGTCGAGCTTCCTTACCAGACGCAAGAGGGTGAAGCGGTTTTCTACGGTCCCAAGATCGACATCAATATCACAGACGCGATCGGTCGCCCCTGGCAGGCAACGACTGTCCAGTTCGATTTCAACCTCCCCAGGCGCTTCGATATCACCTACATGGACCGTGACGGCGTTCATAAAGAGGTGGTCGTCATCCATCGCGCCATTTACGGATCGATCGAGCGTTTCATCGGCACCCTGATCGAACACTATGGCGGCGCTTTCCCCTCATGGCTGGCGCCAGTCCAGACGGTGGTCATACCCATCACGGACCGGGAAGCAAAATATGCTAAAGAGGTCTTCAATAAATGCAAGAAACATGGGTTGCGCGTCGAACTCAGCGACAGGTCCGAAAAGATCAACCACCGGATCCGCGAAGCCGAGATCGCCAAGATACCGTATGTCCTGGTGGTCGGCGCGCGCGAAACACAGTCCAAGACCGTCTCGGTAAGGAAACGCGGCCGGGGGAATATGGGAGAAATGAAACTGAAGGATTTCTTAAATCTACTAGACCTTGAACAAGGAGGTGAAAATTAA
- a CDS encoding EamA family transporter, translated as MSALKYSYIAMIGWGFWAIGSKLLSKHLNAESLSFWISVWSFFALAIFIFFKKSLIVSHYSLLALPVGLFSLVAILAFYKALQIGPTSVVVCLTNLYLLFPVVFGFVYLKEPITLTRVLGIGLAIAASILLSL; from the coding sequence ATGTCAGCGCTGAAATACTCGTATATTGCCATGATCGGTTGGGGATTCTGGGCGATTGGCAGTAAATTACTAAGCAAACACCTAAACGCCGAAAGCCTGTCATTTTGGATATCGGTTTGGTCTTTTTTCGCGCTGGCCATCTTTATTTTCTTTAAAAAATCGCTGATTGTCAGCCATTACTCTCTATTGGCATTGCCGGTCGGGCTTTTTTCATTGGTCGCGATCCTGGCATTCTACAAGGCTCTGCAGATCGGACCCACATCGGTCGTGGTCTGTCTTACCAACCTGTACCTTCTTTTCCCGGTCGTTTTTGGGTTTGTTTACTTGAAGGAACCGATCACCCTCACCCGCGTTTTGGGCATTGGTCTGGCGATCGCCGCCAGCATCTTGCTGTCATTATAG
- a CDS encoding ROK family protein — MILGLDIGGTNIKAGVVNAGKIVRRYRFPTRAHQRQAAVEQIKRVVDRFAGRISAVGIGCAGIIDSEKGIVRYSPNFAGWENVELGPILARDFNKPVRVINDVNAIMLGEWKYGAARGYDNAFLFTLGTGVGGAAVVEGKLLFGACGFAGEFGHTTIDFKGPRCACGNRGCLERYVGSRHIVDLARRLIRNERSALRAYGALSPRIIAREARRGDRVARAVFDRIGTYIGIGVSSIVNLLDPEIVIVSGGIARAGAILFDPVRRTVDQLILGATFRDLKIIPAKLGDDAGVLGAAAWAAEKSVRKR, encoded by the coding sequence ATGATCCTCGGTCTTGATATCGGCGGAACAAATATAAAAGCCGGGGTGGTGAATGCCGGAAAGATCGTCCGGCGATACCGGTTCCCAACCCGGGCGCACCAGCGCCAAGCAGCAGTCGAACAGATAAAACGTGTCGTGGATCGCTTCGCCGGCCGGATATCCGCGGTCGGGATCGGATGCGCCGGGATCATTGATTCTGAAAAAGGCATCGTCCGTTATTCGCCAAATTTCGCCGGCTGGGAAAATGTTGAGCTGGGCCCGATACTGGCGCGTGATTTCAATAAGCCCGTGCGGGTCATCAATGATGTCAACGCGATCATGCTTGGCGAATGGAAATACGGCGCGGCCCGCGGGTATGACAATGCTTTTTTATTCACGCTGGGCACCGGCGTTGGCGGTGCGGCCGTGGTCGAGGGGAAATTACTCTTTGGCGCCTGCGGTTTTGCCGGTGAATTCGGGCACACAACCATCGATTTTAAGGGACCGCGGTGCGCATGCGGGAACCGCGGGTGCTTGGAGCGCTACGTTGGTTCGCGGCATATTGTCGATCTGGCGCGGCGCCTGATCCGGAATGAACGCAGCGCGCTGCGCGCCTACGGCGCGCTTAGTCCCAGGATAATCGCCCGAGAAGCGCGTCGGGGTGACCGGGTAGCGCGGGCCGTGTTCGATAGGATCGGTACCTACATCGGCATCGGCGTCAGTTCCATTGTCAACCTGCTGGACCCCGAGATCGTGATCGTTTCCGGCGGGATCGCTCGGGCGGGCGCGATCTTGTTCGATCCGGTGAGAAGGACCGTGGATCAACTGATCCTGGGGGCTACTTTTCGAGACCTTAAGATAATTCCGGCAAAGCTCGGCGATGACGCCGGCGTGCTGGGGGCAGCCGCGTGGGCAGCTGAAAAAAGCGTCCGTAAAAGATGA
- a CDS encoding geranylgeranylglyceryl/heptaprenylglyceryl phosphate synthase produces MTRSSVNQILLRSKPGIIALFDPDRMSLAQAKKMTTVVGDSGVSAILIGSSLLISPHFDEFVRCVKKNSSCPVILFPGGSHQVSKDADAIFFLSLLSGRNPEFLIGEQVKAVFLIRSHKLEVIPVGYLLIESGACTAVEYISNTKPIPRNKPEICIAHALAGEFLGSKYIYLEAGSGALRPVPVEMIRETKKSISIPLIVGGGIRKTRDARQALDAGADFIVLGSVIERSPATFREIMRSVQ; encoded by the coding sequence ATGACGCGTTCGTCAGTTAACCAGATCCTGCTGCGATCAAAACCGGGGATCATCGCACTGTTCGATCCGGACCGGATGTCGCTGGCGCAGGCAAAAAAAATGACCACAGTCGTCGGCGACAGCGGTGTTTCGGCCATTCTGATCGGCTCGTCGCTTTTGATCTCGCCCCATTTTGATGAATTCGTCAGGTGCGTGAAAAAGAACTCGTCCTGTCCAGTCATACTATTCCCCGGTGGTTCTCATCAGGTCTCTAAAGATGCGGATGCGATCTTTTTTCTTTCATTGCTGAGCGGCCGGAACCCCGAATTCCTGATCGGTGAACAGGTCAAAGCGGTTTTTCTGATAAGATCGCACAAACTTGAGGTTATCCCCGTCGGGTACCTCCTGATCGAATCGGGCGCCTGCACGGCGGTGGAATACATATCCAACACCAAACCGATCCCGCGGAATAAACCGGAGATCTGCATTGCGCATGCCCTGGCCGGCGAGTTCCTGGGAAGCAAATATATCTATCTCGAGGCGGGCAGCGGCGCTTTGCGGCCGGTCCCGGTCGAAATGATCCGGGAAACCAAAAAATCGATCTCGATACCACTGATCGTCGGCGGCGGCATACGGAAAACCCGGGATGCGCGCCAAGCACTGGACGCGGGAGCCGATTTCATCGTCCTGGGCAGCGTCATCGAAAGATCGCCAGCCACGTTCAGAGAGATCATGAGGAGTGTTCAATGA
- the purD gene encoding phosphoribosylamine--glycine ligase, giving the protein MNLLVVGNGGREHAIAWKLSKSKKVKKIFAAPGNPGIAQVATCINILSTDINGLVRFAREKTIDLTIVGPELPLALGIVDEFNKNGLKIFGPTRNGSRIEADKAFAREFMHHYGIPSPKFQVYDSAVHALKYTKTTNDYPVVIKAIGLASGKGVLLANNKNEYEKYVDEILVQHKFGEAGKKIVVEEFIHGQEASVFVLTDGLKIVYLPSAQDHKKLYDRNRGPNTGGMGAYAPYPTNRRVSNIIEQVIIQPTILALRDEGVQYKGVLFAGLMLTSSGPKVLEFNCRFGDPETQAILPLIDNDFVDLLMAVVDNSMTDLQVKVKNLWSVCVVLASAGYPNNYRVGEEIKFKERISSDTHVFHAGTKIEDTTLVTNGGRVLNVVTASENLKVAKQKVYEEIKKIQFNGMYYRKDIGSSGMKKMKRKRKK; this is encoded by the coding sequence ATGAATTTACTGGTTGTCGGCAACGGCGGTCGTGAACACGCGATCGCCTGGAAGTTGAGCAAGTCTAAGAAAGTCAAAAAGATCTTTGCCGCGCCCGGGAACCCGGGGATCGCCCAGGTTGCCACCTGTATAAATATCCTTTCGACCGATATCAACGGTCTGGTCAGGTTCGCGCGCGAAAAGACCATCGACCTCACCATCGTTGGCCCCGAGCTGCCGCTCGCTCTCGGTATCGTTGATGAGTTTAACAAGAACGGTCTTAAGATCTTTGGGCCGACGCGTAACGGCAGCCGGATCGAAGCTGACAAAGCCTTTGCCCGCGAATTCATGCATCACTACGGGATCCCGTCCCCGAAATTCCAGGTCTATGACAGCGCGGTCCATGCATTGAAATACACAAAGACCACCAATGACTATCCGGTGGTTATAAAGGCGATCGGACTTGCCAGCGGCAAGGGCGTCTTGCTCGCCAACAACAAGAACGAGTACGAAAAATATGTTGATGAGATCCTCGTACAGCACAAATTCGGCGAAGCCGGCAAGAAGATCGTGGTCGAAGAGTTCATCCACGGGCAGGAAGCCTCGGTCTTCGTCCTGACCGATGGACTGAAGATCGTTTATCTGCCTTCGGCCCAGGACCACAAAAAACTCTATGACCGTAACCGCGGTCCCAATACTGGCGGCATGGGGGCATATGCTCCGTATCCGACGAACCGGCGGGTTTCCAATATTATCGAACAGGTCATTATCCAGCCAACGATCCTGGCACTACGCGACGAGGGAGTTCAATATAAAGGCGTGCTGTTCGCCGGGCTCATGCTCACTTCGTCCGGGCCCAAGGTCCTTGAATTCAATTGCCGGTTCGGCGACCCGGAAACCCAGGCGATACTGCCTTTGATCGACAATGATTTTGTTGACCTGCTGATGGCCGTGGTCGACAACAGTATGACGGACCTGCAGGTGAAGGTCAAGAACTTGTGGTCGGTGTGCGTGGTCCTGGCATCCGCCGGTTATCCCAACAATTACCGGGTAGGCGAGGAGATCAAGTTCAAGGAAAGGATAAGTTCGGATACGCATGTTTTTCATGCCGGCACAAAGATCGAGGATACGACACTCGTAACGAACGGCGGACGGGTCCTTAATGTCGTGACCGCGTCCGAGAACCTTAAAGTCGCCAAGCAGAAAGTGTACGAGGAGATCAAAAAGATCCAATTCAACGGCATGTACTATCGAAAGGATATTGGCAGTTCCGGCATGAAAAAGATGAAAAGGAAGAGGAAGAAATAA
- a CDS encoding AIR carboxylase family protein has product MGKRKIWIFMGSRSDEKYMAAAGDVLKKESVPFETYIHSAHREQDKIRKLIARAKKDGVVAIIAGAGLAAHLPGFIASVTDIPVLAVPLPVSTLGGLDSLLSIVQMPGGVPVATFGIGRPGAKNAALFASRLYHTMTT; this is encoded by the coding sequence ATGGGCAAAAGGAAAATCTGGATATTCATGGGCAGTAGATCCGACGAAAAGTATATGGCGGCCGCCGGGGATGTCCTGAAAAAAGAGTCGGTGCCGTTCGAAACTTATATCCATTCCGCCCACCGGGAGCAAGACAAGATCCGGAAGCTGATCGCCCGGGCAAAAAAAGATGGGGTCGTGGCGATCATCGCCGGCGCTGGTCTAGCCGCGCATCTGCCCGGGTTCATAGCATCGGTGACCGATATCCCGGTCCTGGCCGTTCCCCTGCCGGTCTCCACGCTTGGCGGGCTGGACTCACTGCTCTCGATCGTGCAGATGCCCGGTGGCGTGCCCGTCGCGACCTTTGGTATCGGCCGGCCGGGCGCTAAGAACGCAGCGCTTTTTGCCAGTCGATTGTATCACACGATGACGACTTAG